A stretch of the Cryptosporangium minutisporangium genome encodes the following:
- a CDS encoding sugar transferase, translating to MKAYYIVLPVDLVMLSIPAIWTLGNLKAVLSMALLTVALFATGGRYRARLHLSILDELPLLLGRLLTAAAVVAVITSIRHEDTVILGNFLRAAAAAMALVIVGRFLTGQIILYGRRARLVAHGTVLVGSGEAAMELTDLLRRYPQYGLRVAAHVSDAGPAEGIDVPWRGGLDEIENVIRVTGADVLLVADTSDDARLVELVRRPRASRCDLLVVPRMREFHTQTGLPDHIGAIPIMRIRQPRLNGPMWLMKRAVDLIVAAVGLVLLSPLLALIAVAVRLEGGPGVLFEQQRVGRDGRPFVLYKFRSMRPRNEAESATNWSIAEDSRVGPVGRVLRRTSMDELPQLWNILRGDMTIVGPRPERPYFVERFSAEHRQYAYRHRVPAGLTGLAQVSGLRGDTPISDRARFDNYYIENWSLWLDVKVFIRTFLEVLRAGGR from the coding sequence ATGAAGGCGTACTACATCGTCCTCCCGGTCGACCTGGTCATGCTGTCGATCCCGGCCATCTGGACGCTGGGCAACCTCAAGGCCGTCCTCTCGATGGCCCTGCTGACCGTTGCGCTCTTCGCCACCGGCGGCCGCTACCGCGCGCGACTCCACCTGAGCATCCTCGACGAATTACCGCTGCTGCTGGGACGGCTGCTCACCGCCGCTGCGGTGGTCGCCGTGATCACCTCGATCCGGCACGAGGACACCGTCATCCTCGGCAACTTCCTGCGTGCCGCCGCGGCGGCGATGGCGCTCGTCATCGTCGGGCGGTTCCTCACCGGACAGATCATTTTGTACGGACGCCGCGCCCGACTGGTCGCGCACGGCACCGTCCTGGTCGGGTCCGGGGAAGCCGCGATGGAGCTCACCGACCTCCTCCGGCGCTACCCGCAGTACGGGCTCCGGGTCGCCGCCCACGTCAGCGACGCCGGGCCGGCCGAGGGCATCGACGTGCCGTGGCGCGGCGGTCTGGACGAGATCGAGAACGTCATCCGCGTGACCGGAGCCGACGTCCTGCTGGTCGCCGACACCTCGGACGACGCGCGCCTGGTCGAACTGGTGCGCCGCCCCCGTGCCTCCCGCTGCGACCTGCTGGTCGTGCCGCGGATGCGCGAGTTCCACACCCAGACCGGACTGCCCGACCACATCGGCGCGATCCCGATCATGCGCATCCGGCAGCCCCGGCTGAACGGCCCGATGTGGCTGATGAAGCGGGCGGTCGACCTCATCGTCGCGGCGGTCGGGCTGGTCCTGCTCAGCCCGCTGCTGGCCCTGATCGCGGTGGCGGTGCGGCTGGAGGGCGGTCCGGGCGTGCTGTTCGAGCAGCAGCGGGTCGGGCGCGACGGGCGGCCGTTCGTCCTGTACAAGTTCCGCTCGATGCGGCCGCGCAACGAGGCGGAGTCCGCCACCAACTGGTCGATCGCGGAGGACAGCCGGGTCGGCCCCGTCGGCCGGGTCCTGCGCCGGACGTCGATGGACGAGTTGCCACAGCTCTGGAACATCCTGCGCGGTGACATGACGATCGTCGGACCGCGGCCGGAGCGCCCGTACTTCGTCGAGCGGTTCTCCGCGGAGCACCGCCAGTACGCGTACCGGCACCGGGTGCCTGCCGGGCTCACCGGCCTGGCTCAGGTCAGTGGCCTGCGCGGGGACACGCCGATCTCCGACCGTGCGCGGTTCGACAACTACTACATCGAGAACTGGTCCCTCTGGCTCGACGTGAAGGTGTTCATCCGCACCTTCCTAGAAGTACTACGCGCCGGCGGTAGGTAG
- a CDS encoding glycosyltransferase family 4 protein has product MTVPARPRVVVVAEAAPMRGGIATFAETITADPRLAAEFDVELLNTARTATRQGGKLVFSNITHALSDAWKTFEAARRADVVHVQLVADPGLPTIRAAALCLAARAGTRGVVAHVHSATGNAGRPEVADYSARDRRILRAVGVSALVLTVSDAGTSTFSEILPKTPVETVDNAVDVGSFELARLDADVPTVLFVGVVCARKGVPELAAACADLRTRGVRFNLVIIGGQGPTPDEEYARVMGALESAGLADAAVGPEYGEQVRVRLRDADVFVLPSYLEGQPMAILEAMASGLPVVATAIGAVPTMIRDGVEGRVVEPGDVPALTEALADVLASKTRRQTIGAAARKRAEERHDLPILSARLAAAYRSVLVRSPRPRRDAAGRSRAPKMGPSSE; this is encoded by the coding sequence GTGACTGTTCCTGCCCGCCCACGCGTGGTGGTGGTCGCCGAGGCGGCACCGATGCGCGGTGGCATCGCCACGTTCGCCGAGACGATCACCGCCGATCCGCGCCTGGCCGCCGAGTTCGACGTCGAGCTGCTCAACACCGCCCGCACCGCCACCCGCCAGGGCGGCAAGTTGGTCTTCTCCAACATCACCCACGCGCTGAGCGACGCGTGGAAGACGTTCGAAGCCGCCCGGCGCGCCGACGTCGTGCACGTCCAGCTGGTCGCCGACCCGGGGCTGCCGACGATCCGGGCGGCGGCGCTCTGCCTGGCCGCGCGGGCAGGCACCCGGGGCGTCGTCGCCCACGTCCACTCGGCCACCGGCAACGCCGGACGACCCGAGGTCGCCGACTACAGCGCCCGGGACCGGCGGATCCTCCGTGCGGTCGGGGTCAGCGCGCTGGTGCTCACGGTTTCCGACGCCGGTACCAGCACGTTCTCCGAGATCCTGCCGAAGACGCCGGTTGAGACCGTCGACAACGCGGTGGACGTGGGGAGTTTCGAACTCGCGCGCCTCGACGCCGACGTCCCCACCGTGCTGTTCGTCGGCGTCGTCTGCGCCCGCAAGGGCGTACCGGAACTCGCCGCGGCCTGCGCCGACCTCCGGACGCGAGGCGTGCGGTTCAACCTGGTGATCATCGGCGGCCAGGGCCCCACCCCGGACGAGGAGTACGCCCGGGTGATGGGCGCACTCGAGTCCGCCGGGCTGGCGGACGCCGCCGTCGGGCCGGAGTACGGCGAACAGGTCCGGGTGCGCTTGCGGGACGCCGACGTGTTTGTCCTTCCGTCCTATCTTGAGGGCCAACCGATGGCCATCCTGGAAGCGATGGCCAGCGGTCTGCCGGTCGTGGCCACCGCGATCGGAGCAGTACCGACGATGATCCGGGACGGTGTCGAGGGTCGGGTGGTCGAGCCCGGCGACGTACCGGCCCTGACCGAAGCGCTAGCGGACGTACTTGCGTCGAAAACACGGCGCCAGACGATCGGAGCAGCAGCACGGAAACGCGCCGAGGAGCGGCACGACCTGCCGATACTGAGCGCCCGCCTCGCGGCCGCCTACCGATCGGTGCTGGTCAGGTCGCCGCGCCCGAGGCGCGATGCCGCAGGACGCAGCCGAGCACCAAAGATGGGACCGTCCAGTGAGTGA
- a CDS encoding oxygenase MpaB family protein, which produces MDAPATAAHGVTPEPFGPNSMVWQHFGSRLGYLHGAAYGILQNMLPALGAGVTQHSDVYDDPWDRLIRSLPQILGVVYDGSDAAATAEQIRRYHEPITGVDDQGRRYHALDPDTYYWAHATFVRAIFFGIEIGGIELTAAQKEQLYRESVDWYAMYGLSMRPVPPDYAAFCAYWDRMCADVLEPTPAALRLLQLFDHFGDSPYPGVPKVLWRGAAPLVARPLRWLNHGVFPPVVREKLGITWTDRDERRFRRVMRTMGAVWSRMPPRVRLISRAYAAHRRVARRH; this is translated from the coding sequence ATGGACGCTCCGGCTACCGCGGCGCACGGGGTGACGCCGGAGCCGTTCGGGCCGAACTCGATGGTCTGGCAGCACTTCGGCTCCCGGCTCGGCTACCTCCACGGAGCGGCGTACGGAATTCTCCAGAACATGCTTCCGGCGCTGGGGGCCGGCGTGACGCAACATTCCGACGTCTACGACGATCCCTGGGACCGGCTGATCCGCTCGCTCCCGCAGATTCTCGGTGTCGTGTACGACGGCTCGGACGCCGCGGCGACCGCCGAACAGATCCGCCGGTACCACGAGCCGATCACCGGCGTCGACGACCAGGGCCGCCGGTACCACGCGCTCGACCCGGACACGTACTACTGGGCCCACGCGACGTTCGTCCGGGCGATCTTCTTCGGCATCGAGATCGGTGGGATCGAGCTGACCGCCGCGCAGAAGGAGCAGCTCTACCGGGAGTCGGTCGACTGGTACGCGATGTACGGGCTGAGCATGCGCCCAGTGCCTCCCGACTACGCCGCCTTCTGCGCGTACTGGGACCGGATGTGCGCCGACGTCCTGGAACCGACGCCGGCGGCGTTACGGCTGTTGCAGCTCTTCGACCACTTCGGCGACTCGCCCTACCCGGGCGTGCCGAAGGTTCTCTGGCGCGGTGCCGCACCCCTCGTCGCCCGGCCGCTGCGGTGGCTGAACCACGGGGTGTTCCCGCCGGTGGTCCGGGAGAAGCTCGGGATCACCTGGACCGACCGTGACGAACGCCGGTTCCGCCGGGTGATGCGGACGATGGGCGCGGTGTGGTCGCGGATGCCACCGCGGGTCCGGCTGATCTCCCGTGCGTACGCCGCCCACCGCCGGGTGGCGCGCCGACACTGA
- a CDS encoding endonuclease/exonuclease/phosphatase family protein yields MGSVVVATFNIQHGRTESGSIEPGLLGKACAELGASVIALQEVDRCTTRSGGTDLTALAAEETGMQSCFGAAMEMEGGEYGNALLVDGDLGDREVVILPQTSRYEGAEQRVAILAHVHTAGETLSVGVTHLDFRPALAEIQLASVIDVLRRRPGPHLLMGDLNLPPSVVVPAVEAAGWIATAGLQTFPLRHPDRTIDYVITQGLTVESVHSRILPVGDHRALVATVTPASAAAAE; encoded by the coding sequence ATGGGGTCCGTGGTTGTCGCAACGTTCAACATCCAGCACGGGCGGACCGAGTCGGGCTCGATCGAGCCCGGGCTGCTCGGCAAGGCCTGCGCCGAGTTGGGTGCCTCGGTGATCGCCCTGCAGGAGGTGGACCGGTGTACCACCCGCTCCGGCGGGACCGACCTCACCGCGCTCGCGGCGGAGGAGACCGGCATGCAGTCGTGCTTCGGGGCCGCCATGGAGATGGAGGGCGGTGAGTACGGCAACGCGCTGCTCGTCGACGGCGACCTCGGTGATCGCGAGGTCGTGATCCTGCCCCAGACGTCCCGGTACGAGGGGGCCGAGCAGCGGGTCGCCATCCTCGCTCACGTGCACACCGCAGGGGAGACGCTCTCGGTCGGCGTCACCCACCTCGACTTCCGGCCGGCGCTCGCGGAGATCCAGCTCGCGTCCGTGATCGACGTGCTTCGCCGCCGCCCTGGTCCGCACCTGTTGATGGGTGACCTCAACCTGCCCCCGTCGGTAGTGGTCCCGGCCGTCGAGGCGGCCGGTTGGATCGCGACGGCCGGGCTGCAGACCTTTCCGCTGCGGCACCCCGATCGGACCATCGACTACGTGATCACGCAGGGACTCACGGTCGAGTCCGTGCACTCCCGCATTCTTCCGGTGGGTGATCACCGTGCCCTCGTCGCGACCGTGACGCCGGCCAGTGCCGCCGCGGCGGAGTAG
- a CDS encoding glycosyltransferase family 4 protein, which translates to MVRVLTLVDAFRLGGAETLIAQLGRVAGTAGFEMDVLSLLPPSDEHSKLEPLLRESGLTPRYLGIRRTLDPRAPRLLAAAIKESGADVVHAHLEMAMTLAVPAAKLAGRKALCTFHHVHRPLPGRAAWREKLAVEVASRSYRTIFVSEASRASFAEKYRKSGRIPKNWVVVHNGVDLAHFSPGPSLMPPEFGLTGRPVVTVLAAHRDFKGITHAVRAWPLVRAARPDARLLLVGAGNETENLGRQVTEAGLQDDVVFAGARSDVAAILRASDVVLLPSTYGENLPTVLIEAAGCARPVVASRIGGIPDIVEDGVTGLLTPPGDADAIADALISLLDDPSRRAAMGVTARSHVEQHFDAVNWARQLRGLYEEAAAGRPVGTAA; encoded by the coding sequence ATGGTTCGGGTCCTGACGCTCGTTGACGCGTTTCGGTTAGGAGGCGCCGAAACACTGATCGCGCAACTCGGCCGGGTCGCCGGTACCGCCGGGTTCGAGATGGACGTGCTCAGCCTGTTACCCCCGTCGGACGAGCACTCGAAACTCGAACCGCTGCTGCGCGAGTCCGGACTGACTCCTCGTTATCTCGGGATCCGCCGCACGCTCGATCCCCGCGCCCCGCGTCTGCTGGCCGCCGCGATCAAGGAGTCCGGCGCCGACGTCGTCCACGCCCATCTGGAGATGGCGATGACGCTGGCGGTGCCCGCCGCGAAGCTCGCCGGCCGGAAGGCGCTCTGCACGTTCCACCACGTCCACCGGCCGTTGCCGGGCCGGGCGGCGTGGCGGGAGAAGCTCGCCGTCGAGGTGGCCAGCCGCTCCTACCGCACGATCTTCGTCTCCGAGGCGTCCCGGGCGTCGTTCGCCGAGAAGTACCGCAAGTCCGGTCGGATCCCGAAGAACTGGGTCGTCGTCCACAACGGCGTCGACCTCGCCCACTTCTCCCCCGGCCCCTCGCTGATGCCGCCCGAGTTCGGTCTCACCGGCCGTCCGGTCGTCACCGTGCTCGCCGCTCACCGCGACTTCAAAGGCATCACGCACGCCGTGCGGGCCTGGCCGCTGGTGCGCGCGGCTCGCCCCGATGCCCGCCTGCTACTCGTCGGCGCTGGTAACGAGACCGAGAACCTGGGCCGCCAGGTCACCGAGGCCGGCCTGCAGGACGACGTCGTCTTCGCCGGTGCCCGGTCCGATGTGGCCGCGATTCTGCGGGCCTCGGACGTCGTCCTGCTGCCCTCCACCTACGGCGAGAACCTGCCGACGGTGTTGATCGAGGCGGCCGGGTGCGCTCGTCCGGTGGTCGCGAGCCGGATCGGCGGGATCCCGGACATCGTCGAGGACGGTGTCACCGGCCTGCTTACCCCGCCCGGCGACGCCGACGCGATCGCCGACGCGCTGATCTCCCTGCTCGATGATCCGTCCCGTCGCGCGGCGATGGGAGTGACGGCCCGCTCGCACGTCGAACAGCACTTCGACGCGGTGAACTGGGCGCGGCAGCTGCGCGGCCTGTACGAGGAGGCCGCGGCGGGCCGGCCGGTGGGGACGGCCGCGTGA
- a CDS encoding alpha/beta hydrolase has protein sequence MHPPRLPLPGDVDRAVADDHVVVLRLLEHLQAGPGDRRALADQLVHRFSLLSTGMEQVVLPALEKYSGDAGPRPTSAIVAEAISGQHAAKERLAVLDAAEPGEPEFAQALLRLIEGTRVHLAQVADELLPVLRASGADLQALGREYLAARRRSSGHAHPDAPASPAASRIVAAVTSVIDGLRDRSSGRTDRLATDASGLLDHDAQLVMDAFARLEPAPLDTLEVAEARQRPSIASVVSAPPPVPVGKQTIAGVPVVLFRPTGAEEQLPVVVYAHGGGGVLGEAVDATAQALCDQLDSAVVSVDYRLAPEHPFPAGHEDYRAVLEWVLANAAELGADPARVVAAGESMGANIAASACLGLSGTGSVGSRRPAALLMIVPVTTVRQDTPSMLDAADAATLDRPSLDWFLTHLFAQPTDAVDPRFAVLEAPTEALAALPPTHVITADRDPLRDQGEQFAVRLAEAGVPTTVRRYAGVPHGFFALGADVQASVQAQMDAAEAIRPHLA, from the coding sequence ATGCACCCGCCACGCCTCCCGCTCCCCGGCGACGTCGACCGGGCGGTGGCCGACGACCACGTCGTCGTGCTCCGCCTGCTCGAACACCTCCAGGCGGGGCCCGGCGACCGCCGGGCGCTCGCCGATCAGCTAGTGCACCGGTTCTCGTTGTTGTCCACCGGGATGGAGCAGGTGGTCCTCCCTGCACTGGAGAAGTACAGCGGCGACGCCGGGCCGCGGCCGACCTCCGCGATCGTCGCCGAAGCGATCAGCGGGCAGCACGCGGCGAAGGAGCGGCTGGCCGTGCTGGACGCCGCCGAGCCGGGCGAGCCGGAGTTCGCGCAAGCGCTGCTCCGATTGATCGAGGGCACCCGGGTCCACCTCGCCCAGGTCGCGGACGAGTTGCTGCCGGTGCTGCGCGCCTCCGGTGCAGACCTGCAGGCGCTCGGCCGGGAGTATTTGGCGGCGCGTCGACGCTCGTCCGGCCACGCGCACCCCGATGCTCCGGCGTCGCCGGCTGCGTCCCGGATCGTCGCGGCCGTGACCTCGGTGATCGACGGGCTCCGTGATCGGTCGTCCGGGCGCACCGACCGGCTGGCCACCGACGCATCCGGGTTGCTCGACCACGACGCCCAACTGGTGATGGACGCGTTCGCGCGGCTGGAGCCAGCGCCGCTGGACACGCTGGAGGTGGCCGAGGCGCGGCAGCGCCCGTCCATCGCGTCCGTGGTGTCGGCGCCGCCCCCGGTGCCGGTGGGGAAGCAGACGATCGCCGGTGTGCCGGTGGTGCTGTTCCGGCCGACCGGAGCCGAGGAGCAGTTGCCGGTCGTCGTGTACGCGCACGGTGGCGGGGGTGTGCTCGGCGAGGCCGTCGACGCCACCGCGCAGGCGCTCTGCGATCAGCTGGACAGCGCGGTCGTCAGCGTCGACTACCGGCTGGCGCCGGAGCACCCGTTCCCGGCCGGACATGAGGACTACCGGGCCGTGCTGGAGTGGGTGCTGGCGAACGCGGCGGAGTTGGGTGCGGACCCCGCCCGGGTCGTAGCGGCCGGGGAATCGATGGGCGCGAACATCGCCGCGTCGGCGTGCCTAGGGCTGTCCGGAACCGGGTCGGTGGGCTCCCGGCGGCCGGCGGCGCTGCTGATGATCGTGCCGGTGACCACCGTACGGCAGGACACGCCGTCCATGCTGGACGCAGCGGACGCGGCGACGCTCGACCGGCCGTCGTTGGACTGGTTCCTCACGCACCTGTTCGCGCAGCCCACCGACGCGGTGGATCCGCGCTTCGCCGTGCTGGAGGCACCCACGGAGGCGTTGGCCGCGCTGCCGCCGACCCACGTGATCACCGCCGACCGCGACCCGCTGCGGGACCAGGGCGAGCAGTTCGCCGTGCGACTGGCCGAGGCGGGCGTACCGACGACCGTGCGCCGCTACGCAGGGGTGCCGCACGGGTTCTTCGCCCTCGGCGCCGACGTGCAGGCGTCCGTCCAGGCGCAAATGGACGCCGCCGAAGCGATCCGCCCCCACCTCGCGTAG
- a CDS encoding YciI family protein, whose translation MAQYLLSVYQPEGEAPQPETLAGIMENVAKLEQEMRDAGAWVFSGGLEAPSTATVVRTTGELLPNGSLSSDEVLLTDGPFIEAKEYLGGLTVIEAEDLDEALRWGRKTAATIGLPIEVRPFHWAGS comes from the coding sequence ATGGCTCAGTACCTGCTCAGCGTCTACCAGCCCGAGGGCGAGGCGCCACAGCCGGAGACCCTCGCCGGGATCATGGAGAACGTCGCGAAGCTCGAGCAGGAGATGAGGGACGCCGGCGCCTGGGTGTTCTCCGGCGGCCTGGAGGCGCCGAGCACCGCGACCGTGGTGCGGACGACCGGCGAACTCCTCCCGAACGGGTCCCTGTCCAGCGACGAGGTACTGCTCACCGACGGCCCGTTCATCGAGGCCAAGGAGTACCTCGGTGGGTTGACGGTCATCGAGGCCGAGGATCTGGACGAAGCGCTGCGCTGGGGGCGGAAGACCGCCGCGACGATCGGGCTGCCGATCGAGGTCCGTCCCTTCCACTGGGCGGGCTCCTGA
- a CDS encoding glycosyltransferase family 4 protein produces MTASNTVGETSNETSADQTPLTIVLVEFLPSGGMFQFNFMLGEALASLGHQVTLLTGPEPELSTNVPGFTVRSFFPTWHPGADTGEANWFRKVRRVWRAARLTYSWTKLVRHVRSTRPDVVQLGEMRFALDSYFAVRLAKKRRPGTVIAEVAHNPTPYDVSGDHDSVEKSDPVTMRALRAAYRAFDLVLTLGPGPRDDLVKAYPEVQRTAVIGHGEYSTFAPAAAQTPGASTTPPRVVFFGTWTRYKNIPMLLSAFAKVRAEMPTAELVVAGPVMADLDLDAVTKQAAEIPGVQLKPGYVAMEDVPGLFAGARVVALPYEIVNISGVVHMAYTFARPVVATDVGSMRDVVLAGETGLLAQPTPDGFAEALLALLSSPADAERMGIAGYRFMKKELSWESAAERAVAGFRSALAK; encoded by the coding sequence GTGACCGCGAGCAACACCGTCGGCGAGACGTCGAATGAGACGTCCGCGGATCAGACCCCGCTGACCATCGTCCTCGTGGAGTTCCTCCCCAGCGGAGGGATGTTCCAGTTCAACTTCATGCTGGGCGAGGCGCTCGCCTCGCTCGGTCACCAGGTGACGCTGCTGACCGGCCCGGAGCCGGAGCTGTCCACCAACGTCCCCGGCTTCACCGTCCGATCGTTCTTCCCCACCTGGCATCCCGGCGCCGACACCGGCGAGGCCAACTGGTTCCGGAAGGTTCGCCGGGTCTGGCGCGCCGCGCGGCTGACGTACTCCTGGACGAAGCTCGTGCGGCACGTCCGCAGCACCCGCCCGGACGTCGTCCAACTGGGCGAGATGCGGTTCGCGCTGGACAGCTACTTCGCGGTGCGTCTCGCGAAGAAGCGGCGGCCGGGCACGGTCATCGCCGAGGTCGCGCACAACCCGACGCCGTACGACGTCAGCGGCGACCACGACTCGGTCGAGAAGTCCGACCCGGTGACGATGCGGGCGCTGCGGGCGGCCTACCGGGCGTTCGACCTCGTGCTGACGCTCGGCCCCGGACCGCGGGACGACCTGGTCAAGGCCTACCCCGAGGTGCAGCGCACCGCCGTGATCGGCCACGGCGAGTACTCCACTTTCGCGCCCGCCGCCGCCCAGACGCCCGGCGCGAGCACGACTCCGCCGCGGGTGGTCTTCTTCGGGACCTGGACGCGGTACAAGAACATCCCCATGCTGCTCAGCGCCTTCGCGAAGGTCCGTGCGGAGATGCCGACCGCGGAGCTCGTGGTGGCGGGTCCGGTGATGGCGGACCTCGATCTGGACGCGGTGACCAAGCAAGCCGCCGAGATCCCGGGCGTCCAATTGAAGCCGGGGTATGTCGCGATGGAAGATGTGCCTGGTCTGTTCGCCGGAGCCCGGGTCGTCGCCCTTCCCTATGAAATCGTCAATATCAGCGGCGTGGTGCACATGGCATATACGTTCGCTCGACCCGTCGTCGCGACGGACGTCGGATCCATGCGTGACGTCGTCTTGGCGGGCGAGACCGGATTGCTTGCCCAGCCGACACCCGACGGATTCGCGGAGGCCCTGCTGGCGCTGCTTTCTTCCCCAGCCGACGCCGAACGCATGGGCATCGCCGGCTACCGCTTCATGAAGAAGGAATTGTCCTGGGAGAGCGCCGCCGAACGCGCGGTCGCGGGCTTCCGCAGCGCACTGGCCAAGTGA
- a CDS encoding RNA polymerase sigma factor produces MEEIEAVFRAEYGRTVAVLVRVCGDIDLAEEYVQDAFTAAVGRWPTEGVPPSPAGWLITTARNRAIDRLRRERSRDARHAQAVALLDDEPPEEVGAVQDDRLRLIFTCCHPALAPAARVALTLRLLGGLTTPEIARAFLVPEPTMAARITRAKKKIAAARIPYRMPREADLPDRLRAVLAVVYLIFNEGYAASAGDRLVRAELCAEAVRLGRLLVELMPDEPEARGLLALMLLAEARRDARVGADGTLVPLTAQDRSKWNATLVTEGRALVRQCLRRGQPGPYQVQAAISAVHTDGPEPDWTQIRRLYDQLLTLTPTPVVALNRAVAIAEVEGPAAALPLVDALPLGDYHLFHAVRADLLRRLGRNAEARAAFEAALARTDNESEQAFLRRAISEL; encoded by the coding sequence ATCGAGGAGATCGAGGCCGTGTTCCGGGCCGAGTACGGGCGCACGGTCGCCGTCCTGGTTCGCGTCTGCGGCGACATCGACCTGGCCGAGGAGTACGTCCAGGACGCGTTCACCGCCGCCGTCGGCCGCTGGCCGACCGAGGGTGTGCCACCCAGCCCCGCCGGGTGGCTGATCACCACTGCCCGCAATCGCGCCATCGACCGCCTCCGCCGCGAGCGCAGTCGGGACGCGCGCCATGCCCAGGCAGTGGCCCTGCTGGACGACGAGCCACCGGAGGAGGTGGGTGCCGTGCAGGACGACCGGCTCCGGCTGATCTTCACCTGCTGCCACCCCGCGCTCGCACCGGCCGCGCGGGTCGCCCTCACCTTGCGCCTGCTCGGTGGCTTGACGACTCCGGAGATCGCACGCGCCTTCCTGGTGCCCGAGCCGACGATGGCGGCCCGGATCACCCGCGCGAAGAAGAAGATCGCCGCGGCTCGCATCCCGTACCGGATGCCGCGGGAGGCCGACCTGCCGGACCGCCTGCGCGCCGTGCTCGCGGTCGTCTACCTCATCTTCAACGAGGGGTACGCAGCCAGCGCCGGTGACCGGCTCGTCCGCGCCGAGCTCTGCGCGGAGGCGGTCCGGTTGGGCCGGCTCCTGGTCGAGCTGATGCCCGACGAACCCGAGGCGCGAGGGCTGCTGGCGCTGATGTTGCTCGCCGAAGCCCGCCGGGACGCCCGGGTGGGCGCCGACGGCACGCTGGTACCTCTCACGGCGCAGGACCGATCGAAGTGGAACGCGACGCTGGTCACGGAGGGTCGCGCTCTCGTCCGCCAATGCCTGCGGCGCGGGCAGCCCGGCCCGTACCAGGTGCAGGCGGCGATCAGCGCGGTGCACACCGACGGACCGGAACCGGACTGGACCCAGATCCGGCGGCTCTACGACCAGTTGCTGACGCTGACCCCGACCCCGGTGGTCGCGCTCAATCGGGCCGTCGCGATCGCCGAGGTGGAGGGGCCGGCTGCGGCACTTCCGCTCGTCGACGCACTACCGCTGGGCGACTACCACCTGTTCCACGCCGTCCGCGCCGACCTGCTGCGCCGCCTCGGCCGCAACGCCGAGGCCAGGGCCGCGTTCGAGGCCGCGCTGGCCCGCACCGACAACGAGTCCGAACAGGCGTTCCTGCGGCGAGCGATCTCCGAGCTCTGA
- a CDS encoding serine/threonine-protein kinase, translated as MRVIAGRYELQRELGVGGMGAVWLGRDQVLGRSVAIKEVRLAPVDAVGTTKLTAAAFREARTAAALSHTHIVPVYDVVEHRSRPWIVMLAIEGPTLLQRVLDSGPLDVDTVATIGASLASALDAAHEQGIVHRDVKPANVLLATDDHPWLTDFGIAQTLAGASSTSCRAKGSPGYAAPEQVRGEPPGPAVDVFGLGATLYYAVEGEHAFSGDDGWATLMAPEFGVVRTPERAGWLEPILLRMLARRPADRPTLTRIREALRTGRLPQRRGPVRGCLPRLRRR; from the coding sequence ATGCGGGTGATCGCTGGGCGATACGAATTGCAGAGAGAATTGGGCGTGGGGGGAATGGGGGCAGTCTGGCTGGGGCGGGATCAGGTACTAGGGCGATCGGTGGCGATCAAAGAGGTTCGGCTGGCGCCGGTGGACGCGGTCGGCACCACGAAGCTCACCGCGGCAGCGTTCCGGGAGGCGAGGACCGCGGCAGCTCTGAGCCACACCCATATCGTGCCCGTGTACGACGTGGTGGAGCACCGCAGCCGACCGTGGATCGTGATGCTCGCGATCGAGGGGCCGACGCTCCTCCAGCGGGTCCTGGACAGTGGGCCGCTCGACGTCGACACCGTGGCGACGATCGGGGCGAGCCTGGCGTCGGCGCTGGACGCCGCCCACGAGCAGGGCATCGTGCACCGGGACGTGAAGCCCGCCAACGTTCTGCTCGCCACCGACGACCATCCGTGGCTCACCGACTTCGGGATCGCCCAGACGCTCGCCGGGGCGTCGTCGACCTCGTGCCGGGCGAAGGGGAGCCCGGGGTACGCCGCACCGGAGCAGGTGCGCGGGGAGCCGCCGGGTCCGGCGGTGGACGTCTTCGGGCTCGGCGCGACGCTGTACTACGCGGTCGAGGGTGAGCACGCGTTCAGCGGCGACGACGGCTGGGCGACGTTGATGGCGCCCGAGTTCGGAGTGGTCCGTACGCCGGAGCGAGCGGGCTGGTTGGAACCGATCCTGCTGCGCATGCTGGCCCGGCGCCCGGCCGACCGTCCGACGCTCACCCGGATCCGAGAGGCCTTGCGGACGGGTCGGCTCCCGCAGCGTCGCGGTCCCGTGCGTGGGTGCTTGCCGCGGCTGCGTCGTCGCTGA